From the Lancefieldella sp. Marseille-Q7238 genome, one window contains:
- a CDS encoding PTS transporter subunit EIIC, which translates to MEYEELCRNILDNIGESDNIVQAFHCITRLRLIVKDKDKVDFDGLKKIEGVLQVLDAAGQVQIVIGTQVEDVYHEFCEVAGIPEGGSVDADYDPEKGDEGDILTQTMGGGSDAAKGGRFAWVTRLLDALAAIVTPALYGIIAGGMLKGVTATIVAFGWLSSKDPNIVVLNAVADAPFYFMPFIIGYSSANRFKVNPAFGLCVAGMIMYPTFMSNADGLTSLPFLFFNIPIINYKNTIFPVILGVWVFSLIFRLIDKHIHKNIRIVFSGFLAFLIAGPIILAFVAPLGNWIGVAMASFFGTFFTVAGPLAGALFCGIIPLTIIFGIKGWSVVELDNLSRLGYDYMLPNFFYSNLAVSGAVLAASLKLKQGTSSKSTAVSTGLLAILGVTEPALYGIAVPMKVPLYASMAGGAIAGAVAMLLGVHTYAFSMPGITSIATYVDGGSNFFMLLITMAVAWASSFAISYAITKKEAA; encoded by the coding sequence ATGGAGTATGAGGAGCTGTGCCGGAATATCCTCGATAACATCGGGGAATCGGACAATATCGTGCAGGCATTCCATTGCATCACGCGTCTGCGCCTCATCGTGAAGGACAAGGACAAAGTCGATTTCGATGGGCTGAAAAAAATTGAAGGGGTGCTCCAGGTGCTCGATGCAGCTGGCCAGGTCCAGATCGTCATTGGCACGCAGGTCGAGGATGTCTATCACGAGTTCTGCGAGGTAGCTGGCATTCCTGAAGGCGGAAGTGTCGATGCGGACTATGACCCCGAAAAGGGAGATGAAGGCGATATCCTGACGCAGACCATGGGCGGGGGCTCCGATGCAGCAAAGGGAGGCAGGTTTGCGTGGGTCACCCGTCTTCTCGACGCGCTTGCCGCTATCGTCACGCCGGCACTCTACGGTATCATTGCCGGCGGCATGCTCAAGGGCGTTACTGCTACGATCGTCGCCTTCGGATGGCTTTCCTCCAAAGATCCCAACATCGTCGTCTTGAATGCTGTTGCCGATGCGCCTTTCTACTTTATGCCCTTCATTATCGGCTATTCCTCGGCCAATCGCTTCAAGGTGAACCCGGCCTTCGGCCTCTGCGTTGCCGGCATGATCATGTATCCGACCTTTATGAGCAATGCCGACGGGCTGACCTCGCTGCCGTTCCTATTCTTCAACATTCCTATCATCAACTACAAGAACACGATCTTTCCCGTCATCCTCGGCGTCTGGGTCTTCTCCCTCATCTTCAGGCTGATCGACAAGCATATCCACAAGAATATCCGTATCGTCTTCTCGGGCTTTTTGGCCTTCCTGATTGCCGGTCCCATCATCCTGGCATTCGTGGCGCCGCTCGGCAACTGGATCGGTGTTGCCATGGCCTCTTTCTTTGGCACTTTCTTCACGGTGGCAGGTCCGCTTGCCGGAGCCCTCTTCTGCGGCATCATCCCGCTCACGATCATCTTCGGCATCAAAGGCTGGTCAGTGGTAGAGCTCGACAACCTCAGCCGTCTGGGCTATGACTATATGCTGCCGAATTTCTTCTATTCGAACCTTGCTGTATCTGGTGCCGTCCTTGCCGCTTCGCTCAAGCTGAAGCAGGGGACCTCCAGCAAGTCCACCGCTGTCTCGACCGGCCTCCTTGCAATCCTCGGCGTCACCGAGCCAGCACTCTATGGTATTGCGGTTCCGATGAAGGTACCGCTCTATGCCTCGATGGCAGGGGGCGCTATTGCGGGTGCAGTGGCCATGCTTCTCGGCGTCCATACCTATGCCTTCTCGATGCCTGGCATCACCTCCATCGCCACCTACGTGGACGGAGGATCGAATTTCTTCATGCTCCTCATTACGATGGCAGTGGCATGGGCTTCGAGCTTCGCTATCTCCTATGCAATCACCAAGAAGGAAGCGGCATAG
- a CDS encoding family 1 glycosylhydrolase, translating to MYRTFKAPTGFPEGFLWGGAMASSQAEGGWKDGEKGLDTQDLRYFDPAWTRTERADKANRRMSTLKLERALADLEDTEHYPFRHGIDFYHRYHEDLDLFQELGIKILRTSICWARIFPNGDDAEPNEEGLAFYEDLFNECHKRGIKVFATMLHYNIPESLVQRFGGWKSRKTVDAYVRYTTTLFERLGSLVDYWLPFNEFNAGRFNPYNGVCLIEDQEENFDQAIFQCLHNQFVANALTIEAGHKICPGSMIGGMIARFTTYPATCRPEDVMQMILDDQYSNWFYLDVMARGTYPAYMDRYFEILGISLEIEPGDLEAIARNTIDFTAFSYYFSQVSTTDQGWEKTAGNLVMANRNPYLKTSDWGWQMDPMGLRITLHQVYDRYQLPVFVAENGLGAYDVLEEDGSIHDPYRIDYLREHIREMREAVCEGVDVIGYTMWGFVDLVSCGSMEMSKRYGVIYVDQDDAGNGSLKRYRKDSFAWYQHCIATNGKEL from the coding sequence ATGTACAGGACATTTAAGGCACCTACAGGCTTTCCGGAGGGCTTTCTCTGGGGAGGTGCGATGGCAAGCTCCCAAGCGGAAGGCGGGTGGAAAGATGGCGAGAAAGGTCTCGATACGCAGGATCTGCGATATTTCGATCCGGCGTGGACCCGTACGGAGCGGGCAGACAAGGCCAACCGCCGCATGAGCACGCTCAAGCTCGAACGTGCGCTCGCCGATCTGGAGGATACCGAGCACTATCCCTTCCGACACGGCATCGACTTCTACCACCGCTACCATGAGGATCTCGACCTCTTCCAGGAGCTCGGCATCAAGATTCTGCGCACCTCGATATGCTGGGCACGCATCTTCCCGAACGGGGATGATGCAGAACCCAACGAAGAAGGGCTTGCCTTCTACGAGGATCTCTTCAATGAATGCCACAAGCGCGGCATCAAGGTTTTTGCAACGATGCTCCACTACAATATCCCGGAATCCCTCGTCCAGCGCTTCGGCGGATGGAAAAGCAGAAAGACGGTAGATGCCTATGTGCGCTATACGACGACGCTCTTCGAGCGCCTGGGCAGCCTAGTCGACTACTGGCTTCCCTTCAACGAATTCAATGCAGGGCGTTTCAATCCCTATAACGGCGTCTGCCTGATCGAAGACCAGGAAGAGAACTTTGACCAAGCAATCTTCCAATGCCTGCACAACCAGTTCGTTGCCAATGCCCTGACCATCGAGGCAGGTCACAAGATCTGCCCGGGTTCTATGATCGGCGGCATGATCGCCCGCTTTACGACCTACCCGGCTACCTGCAGGCCGGAAGATGTGATGCAGATGATCCTCGACGACCAGTATTCGAACTGGTTCTATCTCGATGTAATGGCACGCGGCACCTACCCCGCCTATATGGACCGCTATTTCGAGATACTCGGCATCTCGCTCGAGATCGAGCCAGGAGACCTCGAGGCCATCGCTCGGAACACGATCGACTTCACGGCATTCTCCTATTATTTCTCCCAGGTCTCTACTACCGATCAAGGTTGGGAGAAGACTGCCGGGAATCTGGTCATGGCAAACAGGAACCCCTATCTCAAGACGAGCGACTGGGGATGGCAGATGGATCCGATGGGGCTCAGGATCACGCTGCATCAGGTCTATGACCGCTATCAGCTGCCAGTCTTTGTGGCAGAGAATGGTCTGGGCGCATACGACGTGCTCGAGGAAGATGGCTCTATCCACGACCCCTACCGCATCGACTATCTGAGAGAGCATATACGCGAGATGCGCGAGGCAGTATGTGAAGGCGTCGATGTGATCGGCTATACGATGTGGGGATTCGTCGACCTCGTTTCCTGTGGCTCCATGGAGATGAGCAAGCGCTACGGTGTCATCTATGTAGACCAGGACGATGCAGGCAACGGGAGCCTCAAGCGCTATCGCAAGGACTCCTTTGCCTGGTACCAGCACTGCATTGCCACGAACGGCAAAGAGCTCTGA